One Nitrospiria bacterium genomic region harbors:
- the rplF gene encoding 50S ribosomal protein L6, giving the protein MSKVGRKPIDIPKGVEFKISPEKVVVKGPKGELFFKVDPRIKVELKEQRALVLQKGNDREGRAFHGLVRSQLANMVLGVTEGYEKILEINGVGYKAQVQGGKLVLNLGFSHPVEFDIPKGVEAKVEKQTTIKLKGIDKQEVGQIAANIRGLRPPEPYKGKGIRYSGEQVRTKEGKKAGK; this is encoded by the coding sequence ATGTCAAAGGTAGGACGAAAACCAATTGATATTCCCAAGGGAGTAGAATTCAAGATTTCCCCCGAGAAAGTTGTTGTGAAGGGGCCAAAAGGAGAGCTCTTTTTTAAAGTCGACCCACGGATAAAGGTCGAACTAAAGGAGCAAAGGGCCCTTGTCCTCCAAAAAGGTAACGACCGAGAGGGGAGGGCTTTTCATGGGTTGGTGCGATCCCAATTGGCCAATATGGTTCTCGGAGTCACCGAAGGGTATGAAAAAATATTAGAAATTAATGGGGTGGGTTACAAAGCTCAGGTTCAGGGGGGAAAATTAGTGTTAAACCTTGGGTTTTCCCATCCGGTGGAGTTTGATATTCCCAAGGGAGTGGAAGCCAAGGTCGAAAAGCAAACCACCATTAAACTTAAAGGGATTGATAAGCAAGAGGTTGGACAAATAGCAGCCAATATCCGGGGTTTAAGGCCTCCAGAACCCTATAAGGGGAAGGGGATCCGGTATTCCGGTGAACAGGTTCGGACCAAAGAGGGAAAAAAGGCGGGTAAATAA
- the rplR gene encoding 50S ribosomal protein L18, with the protein MKEKEISRNKRRRRVRKKIMGTHERPRLSVFRSNRHMYSQLIDDIKGCTLISVSTMEKSLREDLKSFSPIETAKKVGKLLAERALTLKFQKVVFDRGGNLFHGRVKAVAEGAREGGLVF; encoded by the coding sequence ATGAAGGAAAAGGAAATTTCCAGAAATAAACGGCGAAGACGGGTAAGGAAGAAAATCATGGGAACCCATGAAAGGCCCAGATTGTCTGTTTTTAGAAGTAATCGCCATATGTATTCCCAGCTCATTGACGATATTAAAGGATGTACTTTGATCAGTGTGTCCACCATGGAAAAAAGTTTGAGGGAAGATCTTAAGAGTTTTTCCCCAATAGAAACGGCCAAAAAAGTGGGAAAGCTTTTAGCAGAAAGGGCTCTAACCCTGAAATTTCAAAAAGTGGTTTTTGACCGTGGGGGCAATTTATTTCATGGACGGGTTAAAGCGGTAGCGGAAGGGGCACGAGAAGGAGGTCTGGTTTTTTAA
- the rplO gene encoding 50S ribosomal protein L15, with amino-acid sequence MKLNSLKTSRGAKKKPKRRVGRGPGSGSGKTASKGHKGQKARSGGVKGPGFEGGQMPLSRRLPKRGFVNIFKKKFQIINLEQLNGFQKNTVVNIGLLKEKGLVSKARSPIKILSEGELKVPLTIQANAFSEKAKEKIISVGGKAEVI; translated from the coding sequence ATGAAATTAAATTCCCTCAAAACTTCAAGGGGGGCGAAGAAGAAGCCCAAAAGGCGTGTTGGCCGGGGGCCAGGTTCGGGTTCTGGGAAAACCGCATCAAAAGGACATAAAGGGCAGAAGGCCCGCTCGGGTGGAGTGAAGGGTCCTGGTTTTGAAGGGGGCCAAATGCCCCTCAGCCGGAGATTACCTAAAAGGGGGTTTGTCAATATTTTTAAAAAGAAATTCCAGATTATCAATTTGGAACAATTGAATGGGTTCCAAAAAAACACAGTTGTAAATATTGGACTTCTTAAAGAAAAAGGGTTGGTAAGTAAAGCGAGAAGCCCTATAAAGATTTTATCTGAGGGTGAATTAAAGGTTCCTTTGACGATTCAAGCCAATGCTTTTAGCGAAAAGGCAAAAGAGAAAATTATATCGGTAGGTGGCAAGGCAGAGGTGATTTAG
- the rpsE gene encoding 30S ribosomal protein S5, whose amino-acid sequence MERINPEGLTLKDKVVFINRVAKVVKGGRRFSFSALVVVGDGHGCVGSGIGKANEVPEAIKKAIEHAKKNLVRIALTESSIPYETMGHFGAENVLLKPAAPGTGIIAGGPVRAVMEVVGIQNILSKSLGSGNPFNVVRATLTGLRGLRSREDVLRMREMSYSEGEDGRKKE is encoded by the coding sequence TTGGAACGAATTAATCCAGAAGGGTTAACCCTAAAAGATAAAGTGGTCTTTATCAATCGTGTGGCTAAGGTGGTAAAAGGGGGAAGGAGATTTAGCTTTAGTGCCCTCGTTGTTGTGGGGGATGGCCATGGGTGTGTTGGGTCGGGAATTGGAAAAGCCAATGAAGTTCCAGAGGCGATTAAAAAAGCCATTGAACATGCCAAAAAAAACCTTGTTCGGATTGCACTAACAGAATCAAGTATTCCCTATGAAACCATGGGACATTTTGGGGCAGAAAATGTTCTTCTTAAGCCCGCTGCCCCAGGAACTGGAATCATTGCCGGTGGCCCGGTTCGTGCCGTGATGGAAGTTGTCGGGATTCAAAATATTTTGAGTAAATCCTTGGGAAGTGGCAATCCCTTTAATGTAGTTCGCGCCACTTTAACGGGCTTAAGGGGGTTAAGGAGTCGGGAAGATGTACTGAGGATGCGGGAAATGAGTTATTCGGAAGGGGAAGACGGGAGGAAAAAGGAATGA
- the secY gene encoding preprotein translocase subunit SecY, which produces MLERFITSIQNIFKIPELKTRILFTIAMLAVYRIGAHVPTPGINNDALSDFLKSQGGALLGFLDIFSGGALSRLTVFALGIMPYISASIILQLLTVVIPTLGKLAKEGERGRKKIIQYTRFSTIGISLIQGIGIGFGLEGMQNGAFVQEPGWPFRLMTMITLTAGTAFIMWLGEQITERGIGNGISLIIFAGIVAALPAALINTYKKYEIGELSLLFIIILAIMMVIVVAAIVFLESARRRVPVQYAKRVVGRKVYGGQNTHIPLKINTAGVIPPIFASSIIAFPATIAGFTPIPWVQAIGNSLAPGSIFYTTLYVSLIVFFCFFYTAVVLNPVDMADNMKKYGGFIPGIRPGQRTSDYIYRVLTRITFAGSIYLAIVCVIPEILIYKMGVPFFFGGTSLLIVVGVGLDTAQQIESHMLTRNYEGFMKKGKIKGRSG; this is translated from the coding sequence TTGTTAGAAAGGTTTATAACAAGCATCCAGAATATTTTTAAAATTCCGGAGCTTAAGACTAGAATCCTTTTCACAATTGCCATGTTGGCCGTCTATCGGATTGGCGCGCATGTCCCAACTCCAGGAATTAATAATGATGCGCTAAGCGATTTTTTAAAAAGCCAAGGGGGAGCGCTCCTTGGTTTTTTAGATATTTTTTCGGGGGGGGCTCTTTCCCGATTAACTGTTTTTGCATTGGGAATCATGCCTTATATCAGTGCTTCGATTATCCTTCAGCTTTTAACTGTGGTGATTCCCACATTGGGAAAATTAGCCAAGGAGGGTGAGAGGGGACGAAAAAAAATTATTCAATATACGCGGTTTAGCACCATTGGCATTAGTTTGATTCAGGGAATCGGGATTGGTTTTGGGCTGGAAGGAATGCAAAATGGTGCCTTTGTCCAGGAACCGGGTTGGCCCTTCCGTTTGATGACAATGATTACCTTGACCGCTGGAACCGCTTTTATTATGTGGTTGGGAGAGCAAATAACAGAACGTGGAATTGGAAACGGTATTTCCTTAATCATTTTTGCAGGGATTGTGGCCGCTCTTCCAGCGGCTCTGATCAATACCTATAAAAAATATGAAATTGGTGAGCTATCTCTGCTTTTCATCATTATTTTGGCCATTATGATGGTTATTGTAGTAGCGGCGATCGTATTTTTGGAAAGTGCACGCCGCCGGGTTCCCGTCCAATATGCGAAACGAGTTGTGGGGAGAAAAGTGTATGGAGGCCAAAATACCCATATCCCTTTAAAAATTAACACAGCAGGGGTTATTCCACCTATTTTTGCTTCCTCCATAATTGCCTTTCCTGCGACTATTGCAGGGTTTACCCCTATTCCATGGGTTCAAGCTATAGGAAATAGCCTTGCACCGGGGTCTATTTTTTATACGACTCTCTATGTGAGTTTAATTGTATTTTTCTGTTTTTTCTATACCGCGGTTGTTTTAAATCCCGTTGATATGGCTGATAATATGAAGAAATATGGTGGCTTTATTCCGGGGATTCGCCCCGGCCAAAGGACCTCTGATTATATTTATCGGGTTTTGACCCGGATTACATTTGCTGGGTCCATTTATCTAGCAATTGTCTGTGTCATCCCGGAGATTTTGATCTATAAAATGGGGGTTCCGTTCTTTTTTGGAGGAACATCCCTGCTTATTGTAGTTGGGGTGGGACTAGATACCGCGCAACAAATTGAATCTCATATGCTGACTCGAAATTATGAGGGTTTTATGAAAAAAGGAAAAATAAAAGGAAGAAGTGGTTAG
- the rpmD gene encoding 50S ribosomal protein L30, with protein sequence MKKESLSITLERSGIGRPKAQQEILKGLGLRKLHKTVVRPDSPEIRGMVKKVVHLVTVQKGK encoded by the coding sequence ATGAAAAAAGAGAGTCTTTCGATTACCTTAGAGCGAAGTGGAATCGGCCGGCCCAAGGCACAGCAGGAAATATTAAAAGGTTTGGGTTTGAGAAAGCTTCATAAGACCGTAGTGCGACCTGATTCCCCCGAAATTCGGGGAATGGTTAAAAAAGTGGTTCATTTGGTAACGGTTCAAAAAGGAAAATAA